A portion of the Actomonas aquatica genome contains these proteins:
- a CDS encoding purine-cytosine permease family protein yields MAAEPTTPDVVEYEREPVPAHAQKGPRSFWGMYAGEHTAGTEFMIGPLFIAWGVGAKDLLLGLLVGNLVAVLFWRFLTAEIATGLRETLYFKLEKICGRSLVSIYNVANGILFCFLAGAMVTVSATAVGVPFPGLEMPSFGDLLPSSFAFAAVCIVVGAVMTAVAIRGYGVVARVGALAAPWMFLIFVACGVVTLKRLGSADIMALMEPAPGTDRAIGFWGVAFFSAFCNAAMHIGMSDLSVLRYARKPSSGWAAAAGMYLGHYVAWVCAALLLVYWTRARGADPASGVPAGIMVYDAVGWAGTICVIIAGWTTANPTIYRAGLAFQGALPRVSRAHATLLAGAVCTVAGVFPAFAMQLIDFVGIYGTILAPVGAVIVVDYFLAKRWGVQTDPAVARGTRFNTDVLIAWLLPVGIGLWLHFGQGVQAHFLPLPCWIACGLIYAFLTKRHASSATNVPTAATNL; encoded by the coding sequence ATGGCTGCTGAACCCACTACCCCCGACGTGGTTGAATACGAACGTGAACCCGTGCCCGCGCACGCTCAGAAAGGCCCTCGCTCCTTCTGGGGCATGTATGCGGGTGAGCACACCGCCGGCACCGAGTTTATGATCGGTCCGCTTTTCATCGCCTGGGGCGTCGGCGCCAAAGACCTCTTGCTTGGCTTGCTCGTCGGCAATCTCGTCGCGGTGCTCTTCTGGCGTTTCCTCACCGCGGAGATCGCGACCGGGCTGCGCGAAACCCTTTATTTCAAACTCGAGAAGATCTGCGGCCGGAGCCTCGTCTCGATCTACAACGTCGCCAACGGTATCCTCTTTTGTTTCCTCGCCGGCGCGATGGTGACCGTCTCCGCCACGGCGGTAGGCGTGCCTTTCCCCGGATTGGAAATGCCGAGCTTCGGTGATCTGTTGCCCTCCAGTTTCGCCTTCGCCGCCGTGTGTATCGTGGTTGGCGCGGTCATGACGGCGGTCGCCATTCGCGGCTACGGTGTCGTGGCCCGGGTCGGCGCCCTCGCCGCGCCGTGGATGTTTTTGATCTTCGTCGCCTGCGGCGTGGTGACGCTCAAACGCCTCGGCTCGGCCGATATCATGGCGCTGATGGAACCCGCTCCGGGCACCGATCGTGCGATCGGCTTCTGGGGCGTCGCGTTCTTCTCCGCCTTCTGCAACGCGGCCATGCACATCGGCATGTCTGACCTCTCGGTCCTGCGTTATGCGCGCAAGCCCTCCTCCGGTTGGGCGGCCGCTGCCGGCATGTATCTCGGCCACTATGTCGCTTGGGTCTGTGCCGCGCTGCTGCTGGTGTATTGGACGCGGGCTCGCGGGGCCGATCCGGCCTCCGGCGTGCCGGCGGGCATCATGGTTTATGACGCGGTCGGCTGGGCGGGCACGATCTGCGTGATCATTGCCGGTTGGACCACCGCCAACCCTACCATCTATCGTGCGGGTCTCGCGTTTCAGGGCGCCTTGCCCCGCGTGAGTCGGGCCCACGCGACTTTGTTGGCCGGAGCGGTCTGCACCGTGGCTGGCGTCTTCCCGGCCTTTGCGATGCAACTCATCGATTTTGTCGGTATCTACGGCACCATCCTGGCGCCCGTCGGTGCGGTGATCGTGGTCGACTACTTCCTCGCCAAACGCTGGGGCGTGCAGACGGATCCGGCGGTCGCGCGCGGCACACGGTTTAACACCGATGTATTGATTGCGTGGTTACTGCCGGTCGGCATCGGCCTGTGGCTTCACTTCGGCCAAGGCGTGCAAGCGCACTTCCTGCCGCTCCCGTGCTGGATCGCCTGCGGCCTGATCTACGCCTTCCTCACCAAACGTCATGCGTCGTCCGCGACGAACGTTCCGACCGCTGCCACCAACCTCTGA
- a CDS encoding oligosaccharide flippase family protein, producing the protein MPAPESSNRAKILAVLLERVSSRGLAFIGFVVVARWFGAEEFGRLSFVFALGAFFAPISTFGLGNVMLRYFGTDQQAHAVRLAMYWRWFWGAVCFVTFPWVYRLMSPDDPLPMAQVWLFAGMFLLSWLATAEEWMYFAKNNRNLVAGGLLGSAVNLLTRLGVVLIGGPVGWLLAVPTAETLVKGAVNWWGAKGQLWANQRSQNRSSPSDANLPAVGRAIRRDGVNLTVTGISVLILTRMDMVMLGKMADERAVGVYAVAVQLVDLVPMVMVIAVRMMSSDLVQVFRRGETAFIHHASRLLGPGMWGLAGLALVMFFAGPWLIGVLFGADYAEAGRPMALLLFAQVFVFVGLVRGQYISLVEDTKLGVWTTAVGALTNIALNAWAIPRYGVMGAAAATCTARVFMSALLPLAVPSQRTFNRALGRALRHPWGGAA; encoded by the coding sequence ATGCCGGCCCCCGAGTCGTCCAATCGAGCCAAGATTCTCGCGGTGCTGCTCGAGCGGGTTTCTTCGCGAGGCTTGGCATTCATCGGCTTTGTCGTGGTGGCCCGCTGGTTCGGGGCAGAGGAGTTTGGCCGTTTGAGTTTTGTGTTCGCGTTGGGAGCGTTCTTTGCGCCGATCAGCACCTTTGGATTGGGCAACGTCATGCTGCGGTATTTTGGCACCGATCAGCAGGCTCACGCGGTCCGCCTTGCGATGTATTGGCGTTGGTTCTGGGGAGCAGTTTGTTTCGTTACTTTTCCGTGGGTTTACCGCCTCATGTCGCCGGACGATCCACTGCCAATGGCGCAGGTTTGGCTGTTCGCTGGGATGTTCCTTTTGTCGTGGTTGGCCACGGCGGAAGAGTGGATGTATTTCGCCAAGAACAACCGCAACTTGGTCGCGGGCGGCCTGCTGGGTTCCGCGGTCAATTTGCTTACGCGTCTCGGCGTGGTGCTCATCGGCGGGCCCGTGGGGTGGCTGCTGGCAGTGCCTACGGCTGAAACCCTGGTCAAGGGAGCGGTCAATTGGTGGGGGGCCAAGGGACAGCTGTGGGCCAATCAACGTTCGCAGAACCGATCCTCCCCGTCGGACGCGAATCTGCCGGCGGTCGGCCGAGCGATCCGACGGGATGGTGTCAATCTTACGGTTACGGGCATCTCCGTGCTGATTCTGACCCGCATGGACATGGTAATGCTCGGCAAGATGGCGGATGAGCGCGCGGTGGGGGTTTACGCGGTGGCGGTGCAACTGGTGGATCTGGTCCCCATGGTCATGGTCATTGCAGTGCGCATGATGAGCAGTGATTTGGTGCAGGTCTTTCGGCGGGGTGAAACCGCCTTTATTCACCACGCCAGTCGCTTGCTAGGTCCGGGAATGTGGGGCTTGGCGGGGTTGGCTTTGGTTATGTTTTTCGCTGGGCCGTGGTTGATCGGTGTTTTGTTTGGTGCGGACTACGCTGAGGCGGGGCGGCCGATGGCGTTGCTACTCTTTGCCCAAGTATTCGTTTTCGTGGGTCTGGTGCGTGGTCAGTATATCTCGCTGGTCGAGGACACCAAACTGGGAGTCTGGACGACGGCAGTGGGGGCTCTGACCAATATCGCGCTGAATGCTTGGGCCATTCCCCGCTACGGGGTGATGGGCGCAGCCGCCGCCACCTGCACCGCGCGCGTATTCATGTCGGCACTACTGCCCCTGGCCGTGCCGAGTCAGCGCACGTTCAATCGCGCACTGGGCCGGGCGTTACGGCATCCGTGGGGAGGGGCAGCGTGA
- a CDS encoding ABC transporter permease, whose protein sequence is MRLAFRSLLKSPGFTAVAVLTIAIGIGANTVLFSIFNTVVLSPLDFPQSERLVRAWIDDPTGTFSAPASSWPKYERYRDEATSFDGIAASSSHNATLTDQGDAEQLNGLAVTSNFLTVHRLPVARGRDFVAADDVVGGPNHIIISHELWQNRLSGRSDVIGTILNLNDVPNEVIGVLPPALPFPYNQVQYLVPRPDEQAGIPLQQVHQGGAIYLQLTGRLRDGVSLEMADAELHALSAGYNADFPERMDANSDHLLRSFADELVGNVRPTFYMLLSACALVLLIACANIASLFLGRLSARHKEIAVRLSLGASRREIIRQFLTESLLFSLIAGALGVLLSLWTISAVGNLAANQLPRAHEIGFDGTALLFSLGAALCTALLVGVVPAWQASRADLTEALKDTARSGGGGNAGRRFRATLIVAEVALSVTLLVGAGLLMTSFWKLLTTDSGFNATGVASAVVTLPQQRYDTREKRIAFYDAWAAELKRQPSVTHASPIIGLPLSGFTPISPYIIGGEPVLPPAQRPLVGFRLAGADYKALLGLTLLEGRWFNENDRADTPPVIVVNESFARRLAPGGSALGKTVLTGMNADVVNEVVGVIADVKSTGLNQDAPEEFYFATSQRANNTMAFAARTTGDPQALQSAMRSALHAVDPTVALSFFQTMEQLTLNSLGVQRVAAWLIGCFSGIAFLLAIVGLYSVLAYNVTQRASEIGIRMALGALPGQVVTMILRQGLSLVATGVVLGLIVAGVATQLLASLLYDMGTVHPTIYAAVAASFGLVAAFACLLPARRASKVDPMIALRAE, encoded by the coding sequence ATGCGTCTTGCTTTCCGCTCCCTGCTAAAATCCCCGGGCTTCACGGCTGTGGCGGTGCTCACCATCGCGATCGGCATCGGGGCCAACACCGTGTTGTTCAGCATCTTCAACACGGTGGTGCTGAGTCCGCTCGATTTCCCGCAGTCCGAACGTCTGGTGCGGGCCTGGATCGATGACCCGACGGGCACGTTCTCGGCTCCGGCATCCTCCTGGCCAAAGTATGAACGCTACCGCGATGAAGCGACCTCCTTCGATGGGATCGCCGCCTCCTCCTCACACAACGCCACCCTCACGGACCAAGGCGACGCCGAGCAACTCAACGGCCTCGCCGTCACCTCCAACTTCCTCACGGTGCATCGGCTGCCGGTGGCGCGCGGACGCGATTTTGTGGCGGCCGACGACGTGGTGGGTGGACCCAATCACATCATCATTTCCCACGAACTGTGGCAGAACCGCCTGAGCGGTCGCAGCGATGTCATCGGCACGATCCTCAACCTCAATGATGTGCCCAACGAGGTCATCGGCGTGCTGCCCCCCGCGCTGCCTTTCCCTTACAATCAGGTGCAGTATCTGGTGCCCCGCCCCGACGAACAGGCGGGCATTCCATTGCAACAAGTCCACCAAGGCGGAGCCATATACTTGCAGCTCACCGGTCGCCTGCGCGACGGAGTGAGCCTCGAGATGGCCGACGCCGAGCTGCATGCGCTTTCCGCGGGCTACAACGCCGATTTCCCGGAGCGCATGGACGCCAACAGCGATCACCTGCTGCGCTCCTTTGCCGACGAGCTGGTGGGCAACGTGCGCCCCACCTTCTACATGCTCCTGTCGGCCTGCGCGCTTGTGCTGTTGATCGCGTGCGCCAACATCGCCTCGCTCTTTCTTGGACGTCTCTCGGCCCGCCACAAAGAGATCGCGGTGCGCCTCTCCCTCGGCGCGTCACGACGGGAGATCATCCGTCAGTTTCTCACCGAGAGTTTGTTGTTTTCGCTCATCGCCGGCGCGCTCGGCGTGTTGCTCAGCCTCTGGACCATCTCCGCGGTGGGCAACCTGGCCGCCAACCAGCTCCCCCGCGCACACGAGATTGGCTTCGATGGCACGGCCCTGCTCTTCTCCTTGGGCGCCGCCCTCTGCACCGCCTTGCTCGTCGGCGTCGTGCCGGCGTGGCAAGCGTCCCGCGCCGACCTCACCGAAGCGTTGAAAGACACCGCCCGCTCCGGCGGTGGCGGCAACGCGGGGCGACGATTCCGCGCCACTCTCATCGTCGCGGAGGTCGCCCTGTCGGTCACGCTGCTGGTGGGTGCGGGACTATTGATGACAAGCTTCTGGAAGCTGCTCACCACGGATTCCGGTTTCAACGCCACGGGCGTCGCGTCGGCCGTGGTCACCCTGCCGCAGCAACGCTACGACACGCGCGAAAAACGCATCGCCTTCTACGACGCGTGGGCGGCCGAGTTGAAGCGCCAGCCCAGCGTCACCCACGCCTCTCCCATCATCGGGTTGCCGTTGTCGGGCTTCACCCCGATCTCGCCCTACATCATCGGCGGCGAGCCGGTGCTGCCGCCGGCACAACGTCCCTTGGTCGGATTTCGACTGGCCGGCGCGGACTACAAAGCACTGCTTGGCCTCACCCTACTCGAAGGCCGCTGGTTCAACGAAAACGACCGCGCGGACACGCCTCCGGTCATCGTCGTGAACGAGTCCTTTGCCCGGCGCCTCGCCCCCGGCGGCAGCGCCCTCGGCAAGACGGTGCTCACCGGCATGAACGCCGACGTCGTCAACGAGGTGGTCGGCGTGATCGCCGACGTGAAGAGCACCGGTCTGAATCAGGATGCACCGGAGGAGTTTTACTTCGCCACCAGTCAGCGCGCCAACAACACCATGGCCTTTGCCGCGCGCACCACCGGCGATCCGCAAGCCCTGCAATCGGCCATGCGCAGCGCGCTGCACGCCGTTGATCCCACCGTGGCGCTCTCATTCTTCCAAACCATGGAACAGCTCACGCTCAACTCGCTGGGCGTGCAGCGCGTGGCCGCGTGGCTTATCGGCTGTTTCTCCGGCATTGCCTTTCTGCTCGCGATCGTAGGGCTGTATTCAGTTCTCGCCTACAACGTGACCCAGCGCGCGAGCGAGATCGGTATCCGCATGGCGTTGGGCGCGCTGCCCGGTCAGGTCGTCACCATGATATTGCGCCAAGGCCTCTCTCTCGTCGCGACTGGCGTGGTGCTCGGGCTGATCGTCGCCGGCGTCGCCACCCAGTTGCTCGCCAGTCTGCTCTACGACATGGGCACCGTGCATCCCACCATCTACGCCGCGGTCGCCGCGAGCTTCGGCCTCGTGGCCGCCTTCGCCTGCCTGCTCCCTGCCCGCCGCGCCTCCAAGGTTGACCCCATGATCGCGCTGCGTGCGGAATGA
- a CDS encoding SDR family NAD(P)-dependent oxidoreductase codes for MPLTLDLSSRIAVITGATGQLGRVMALTLAKAGADVALHYHGNATKAAELQAEIEALGRRACTVQADVADLPAMLKMRDQIEAALGTPDIVVACAVAQVWPWSTVLEEDLADYESQFRSCVLHNVNLAKAFLPAMQAHGTGGRYIGINTECAMQVAETQSAYTSGKRGMDAVLRVLAKEVGPDQITVNQVAPGWTISEQDRINGTEANEAYAATVPLRRRGTDQEVANVVAFLASDLASYITGAFIPVCGGHVMPTI; via the coding sequence ATGCCGCTCACCCTCGATCTTTCCTCCCGCATCGCAGTAATCACCGGCGCCACTGGCCAACTCGGCCGTGTCATGGCGCTGACCTTGGCCAAGGCCGGCGCCGACGTCGCGTTGCACTATCACGGCAATGCGACCAAAGCGGCCGAGTTGCAGGCCGAGATCGAGGCCCTCGGCCGCCGTGCCTGCACCGTCCAGGCCGATGTGGCTGATTTGCCCGCGATGCTGAAAATGCGTGACCAAATTGAAGCAGCACTAGGCACGCCGGATATCGTGGTGGCTTGTGCGGTCGCCCAAGTGTGGCCGTGGTCGACGGTTTTGGAGGAAGATCTAGCCGACTACGAATCCCAGTTTCGCTCCTGTGTGCTGCATAATGTAAATCTCGCGAAAGCCTTCCTCCCGGCCATGCAGGCCCACGGCACTGGCGGCCGTTACATTGGCATCAACACCGAATGTGCCATGCAGGTCGCCGAGACTCAGTCGGCCTACACCAGTGGCAAACGGGGCATGGATGCGGTGTTGCGCGTGCTCGCCAAGGAAGTGGGTCCCGATCAGATCACGGTCAACCAAGTGGCCCCGGGATGGACGATCTCGGAACAGGATCGGATCAATGGCACGGAGGCCAACGAAGCTTATGCGGCCACCGTGCCGTTGCGTCGCCGCGGCACGGACCAAGAGGTCGCCAACGTGGTGGCGTTCCTCGCCAGTGACCTGGCCAGCTACATCACCGGCGCCTTCATTCCCGTCTGCGGCGGCCACGTCATGCCGACGATCTAG
- a CDS encoding ABC transporter permease, giving the protein MMHDLRLAFRALFKSPAFTFVAISTLALCIGANSAIFSVVNAVLLRPLPYADSDRLVQVYNSYPKSDLEYAGVSIPDYLDRRDRAPSIEDAAIYTWESFNLAGAEQPTRTLGLRASPSLFSTLGVSAQRGRLFTDDDAQIGREQVAVLSHGLWQDQFGGDPQVIGQTIRLNGLAFEVIGIMPEHFSFPQPHVKLWVPFAFTPEQMSMNERGNEYSEMIARLKPGTTAAMLTAECAAIIDQNLQQAEAFRPYVEATGFTGIARPLLDQKVGNVQSMLWLLQAGVVAALLIGCANVANLLLARALARQRELAIRSALGASRWSIVRQLLTESVVLFALGGLLGLLVATWALTGMNALGVDDLPRSEAIALDMPVFLFTFACALGSGLLFGLVPALQASRAKASEALKTAGSRTTAGKRQRFVRNTLVVVEFALALMLLSTTVLLMRSLHHLQAQPAGFDPAYVLSGRFTLPEAAYAEDAQRVAFADNLLREFEAVPGVTAAAFTSNIPFGYSNSQGTYHIDGRELPEGSPPPHGQLRSISPDYFATMGVPLLRGRLFTNADGPDAEAVVIIDRVLADRYWPGEDPIGKRIYRGAVNPDNLRTIVGVVAAVKHSGLDDETRKETIYYPLAQRPVTGLNFVVRTSVPPSTLIAPLREAVLRVDSDLPIYDVQTLADRVTGSLSTQRTPMLLLGIFSGMALLLSALGVYGVLAFNVSQRTQEIGIRMALGALSRDVLNLILRQGLQLIAVGLALGLAGYFAVSRLLRSVVYELSPLDPLSLVSGGLTLALIALAACWIPARRAAKVDPMVALRDE; this is encoded by the coding sequence ATGATGCACGACCTCCGACTCGCCTTTCGCGCGCTCTTCAAATCCCCCGCCTTCACCTTTGTTGCGATCTCCACGCTCGCACTCTGCATCGGGGCCAACAGCGCGATCTTCAGCGTGGTCAACGCGGTCCTGCTGCGCCCGCTGCCTTATGCCGATTCCGACCGACTGGTGCAGGTCTACAACAGCTACCCCAAGAGCGATCTCGAATATGCCGGGGTCTCGATTCCCGACTACCTCGATCGCCGGGATCGGGCGCCGTCCATCGAAGATGCCGCCATCTACACCTGGGAGAGTTTTAACCTCGCCGGCGCGGAGCAACCCACCCGCACCCTCGGACTACGCGCCTCGCCGTCGCTCTTCAGCACGCTCGGTGTATCCGCGCAGCGGGGACGTCTCTTCACGGACGACGATGCCCAAATCGGTCGTGAGCAGGTAGCCGTGCTCAGTCATGGTTTGTGGCAGGATCAATTTGGCGGCGACCCGCAGGTCATCGGCCAGACCATCCGGTTGAACGGATTGGCCTTTGAGGTCATCGGCATCATGCCCGAACACTTCTCCTTTCCGCAACCGCACGTGAAACTCTGGGTGCCCTTTGCGTTCACGCCGGAGCAGATGAGCATGAACGAGCGCGGCAACGAATATTCGGAAATGATCGCGCGCCTCAAACCCGGCACCACCGCGGCCATGCTCACAGCGGAATGCGCGGCCATCATTGATCAAAACCTGCAGCAGGCAGAAGCGTTCCGCCCCTACGTCGAGGCGACGGGCTTTACCGGCATCGCGCGGCCCCTGCTCGATCAGAAAGTCGGCAACGTGCAATCGATGTTGTGGCTGCTTCAGGCCGGTGTGGTCGCGGCGTTGCTCATCGGCTGCGCCAACGTGGCCAATCTGCTCCTGGCGCGTGCCCTCGCCCGCCAACGGGAGCTGGCGATCCGCAGCGCGCTCGGCGCCAGCCGCTGGAGCATCGTGCGGCAACTGCTCACCGAAAGTGTGGTCCTCTTCGCTCTGGGCGGACTGCTGGGGTTACTCGTCGCCACCTGGGCACTCACCGGTATGAACGCGCTGGGGGTCGACGACCTGCCCCGTAGCGAAGCCATCGCGCTCGATATGCCGGTGTTCCTCTTCACCTTCGCCTGCGCGCTCGGCAGCGGACTGCTCTTCGGCCTCGTCCCGGCGCTGCAGGCCTCCCGCGCCAAAGCCAGCGAAGCCCTCAAAACGGCCGGCTCCCGCACCACCGCCGGCAAGCGCCAACGCTTCGTGCGCAATACCCTCGTGGTCGTCGAGTTTGCCCTCGCGCTCATGTTACTCTCCACGACCGTGCTGCTCATGCGCAGCCTGCATCACCTGCAGGCGCAGCCCGCCGGTTTTGATCCGGCCTATGTGCTCAGTGGTCGCTTCACCCTCCCTGAAGCGGCCTACGCGGAGGATGCGCAGCGCGTGGCTTTTGCCGACAACCTGCTTCGCGAGTTCGAAGCCGTGCCGGGGGTGACGGCGGCCGCCTTCACCAGCAACATCCCCTTCGGCTACAGCAACTCCCAAGGCACCTACCACATCGATGGGCGTGAGCTCCCCGAGGGCAGCCCGCCGCCGCATGGACAGTTGCGCAGCATCTCCCCCGACTATTTTGCCACCATGGGGGTGCCGCTGCTGCGTGGTCGACTCTTCACGAACGCCGACGGGCCCGACGCCGAAGCTGTCGTCATCATCGATCGTGTCTTGGCCGATCGCTACTGGCCCGGCGAAGATCCGATCGGCAAACGCATCTATCGCGGTGCCGTCAACCCCGACAACTTGCGCACCATCGTCGGTGTCGTGGCGGCCGTGAAGCATTCCGGCCTCGATGATGAGACCCGCAAGGAAACGATCTACTACCCGCTGGCGCAGCGCCCGGTCACCGGCCTGAACTTTGTCGTGCGCACCTCGGTGCCGCCGTCGACCTTGATCGCGCCGCTGCGCGAGGCCGTGCTCCGGGTCGATTCCGATCTGCCGATTTACGACGTGCAGACACTGGCCGATCGCGTGACCGGCTCACTCAGCACGCAGCGCACGCCCATGCTGCTTCTCGGCATCTTCAGCGGCATGGCGCTGCTACTGTCCGCGCTCGGCGTCTACGGCGTGCTGGCCTTCAACGTCAGTCAGCGCACGCAGGAAATCGGCATCCGCATGGCCCTGGGCGCGCTTTCCCGCGATGTGCTCAACCTCATCCTGCGCCAAGGCCTGCAACTCATCGCCGTCGGCCTTGCGTTGGGTTTGGCCGGATACTTCGCGGTGAGCCGCCTGCTTCGCAGCGTGGTCTATGAACTGTCGCCGCTCGATCCGCTTTCGCTCGTCTCCGGTGGCCTCACCCTCGCCCTCATCGCCCTGGCCGCCTGTTGGATCCCGGCGCGCCGCGCCGCCAAGGTCGACCCCATGGTCGCTCTGCGGGACGAATAA
- a CDS encoding nuclear transport factor 2 family protein has translation MLTPRPLRLLALFVPGLFFTFANAAPADDLDAVADRYLAAYTGQHLDELATYYTPESVFDDPTSEGYWRQRFRVTGGEQIVGAMRSGWTLLHGFNFEVEKRITYHDRVVLIGTSHLTLDGAMFGAKPGVDYTVALQAVTILRIVDGKILEHLDHYDYAPLGVIAREARN, from the coding sequence ATGCTCACACCCCGCCCACTCCGGCTTCTCGCCCTCTTCGTCCCCGGCCTGTTTTTCACGTTCGCCAACGCCGCACCCGCCGACGACCTCGACGCCGTGGCCGATCGCTACCTTGCGGCCTATACCGGACAGCACCTCGACGAACTCGCGACTTACTACACGCCTGAGTCCGTTTTTGATGACCCCACCTCCGAGGGCTATTGGCGGCAACGCTTCCGCGTCACCGGCGGCGAGCAGATCGTCGGCGCGATGCGCAGTGGTTGGACGCTGCTGCACGGGTTTAATTTCGAAGTCGAAAAACGTATCACCTATCATGACCGAGTGGTGTTGATCGGCACGTCCCACCTCACCCTCGATGGCGCCATGTTCGGCGCCAAACCGGGCGTTGATTACACGGTCGCGCTGCAGGCGGTGACGATCCTGCGAATCGTCGACGGCAAAATTCTCGAGCACCTCGACCACTACGACTACGCCCCGCTCGGCGTCATTGCCCGCGAAGCCCGAAACTGA